Below is a window of Entelurus aequoreus isolate RoL-2023_Sb linkage group LG07, RoL_Eaeq_v1.1, whole genome shotgun sequence DNA.
GCTAAATGGTCCCCACAAGCATGCAGTCACAGTCTCCATACAAACAGTGAAGTTATCCGCTCTGGACACAAAATAAATATGCTTTAAGGACAATTGTATTTGATTGTAGCGGATATGACAATTCACTTACATTACGTATCGACTGTCTCCTTTGGAGTACTCTTTCCCTGAGAGCGGTGAAAGACAcaacattaaaacatgtttttgtgaaAGGGTTGTAGGCAATAAGGGTTACATTTTGGTTCCCAACTTTTTTTAGCCTAATTCTGATGCACCAAACCTGATAGTAATGCTAATGTCAATAGTGAACAACAAAATgaagcagttttttttcataatctattgctccggcttcctcccacctccaaagacatgcacctggggataggttgattggcaacactaaattggccctagtgtgtgaatgttgtctgtctgtgttggccctgtgatgaggtggtgacttgtccagggtgtaccccgccttctgcccgaatgcagctgagataggctctagcatcccccgcgaccccagaagggacaagcggtagaaaatggatggatggatgttttggtgGTGTTCATCGCCAAAAATCCAGTCTgtaggtttttgactttttaaagattgGATTAACatccaaatacatttttaaaaaccttAATAATCTTTAGTTTTATAAAGTGGACAGAATATGATTTTAAATAATCAcacaacctgtcattattcactttaAACTCAgcggggcggcgtggctcagatgtTAAAGTGGCCGGCCAGAAACTTGAGTGTTTTTAGTTGGAATCTAGTTTCTGCCATCTTAGTGGGCAAGATATTTcagccaccttgctcccagtcCCACCCACACTGGTCAAAATGTATCTTAAAGGTAGTTaatgggtttctcaatgtaaagcgtTTTGGgtctctagagaaaaagcgctaaatAAAATTCACTTCACTAAACATAATCATAAATATGTCCAGTTTTTCTTTACTTTAGACTGTAAAGTAGATACTGTATTAGCTGATACACATAGGAATATAATCTGTGGATAAGACTAATAACAATacctcattattgttattataatcagtgcatctcctgggggttcAGTCTCCCCCTGTCTTTAAAACCTAGTAACTAATTACCCTGTTTTTAATTTTATTCAATGGTTCTTGAACGTACCAGTTATGTACAATGAGATGCACATAACTTCCATGTTCGAAATGACAGAACGCACAGGGGCATCGGAAGGCAAAACATCCCCTTAACTTTGACGACCCGGGCcgtggacccctgctctaaagcattAAACTGGTTCTAGTTGGTTGTATACCTACACAATTGTGACAGGAAGCTCTGGTCTCCTGGAATAAGGTCATAGTAGAGCGAGAACCAGCCCTCAATGACACTGTGGATAAAACCACAAACAGCAAACCAGCACACAGCCAGACGCCTCCATGTGCTCAGCCGAGCAGTGATCATCCAAGTCACTAGAAGAAAGACTCCAGACACAGAGAAAAGAAACGCTAGAATCTCTGCCATGGATCGATCATTGGCCACATAGTTGGGGATCACAAGGTTCCTGGGCCAATAGGGATGAGATGGTCCAGATGCAGCGGTGGCGTCCATCTGTTTCAAGAAAGTATGGTAGACACTTTTTAGAGATGTGACATTCTCAAACGAGTCAAACCTTTTGAACGGTTCTTTGAAATGAATGATGAGAACTGATTTGCAGTTGCCAGCCGCTGGTTTGCGAGCTACTTCATGaacaatatttttacatattttatgtgtGTGGCTTTGTTGCTAGAGCGGCCgttccagcaacttgagggttccaggttcgatccccgcttccaccatcctagtaacagccgttgtgtccatgggcaagacactttacccatttgctcccagtgccacccacactggtttacatgTAGCTTCAAaatttagataatgggtttcactatgtaaagcgctttgagtctatggagaaaagcgctatataaatataattcacttcacaaattgCCCAGGCACAAGCACGCCACCTGATTGGACTTACAAATTAGTCACAGTCAAATCAAACATACTAGCAACATTCAGATGTTTGTTTTGGATTCATAAAGTAGTTTAGGTGTACACACATTGCAATTTTGCATACACATTTGTATTCTGTCCTAATTTTTATTCTAGCTTTACAGATATTTTTTATATACGAATAGAGTATGGACATAtccttatttatttgtatatattgttttccgTGCTTCCACAAAGTTTAAGTGAGGGAACATTTTAAGTAGTGATCTAATTTTCAATGCACACTGGGAGGGATATGGCGTCACCGTATGTAATGTTTATAATGAAAACCTGGGCAAAATGAAATTATCATTAATAAAACGAATCGTATCTTATACTAGTGATTGTTGTTTCCTACTAAAATAGGAAATATAAGACGAGCCAGTCTTTTTGGACGGCTCTTCCTGAAAGAGCCATGAATCCAGTCCTGAACACTTtttataatgcaacaatatatttaaaatgcatgacaCATTTTGTCAGTGCATTGCACTGAATTGTAAAGGAGTCATGTTAACTTCATAAAGTACAAATAAACATATGAGGTCAACATATTTAGAATGTTACTCAAATCAAACGATAATTAACAAAAGTGTACCTTATGCTGTATCAGTTGTGTTCTTACCAGCGATGAAGAGCAATATTCTCAGTTTCATAAAGAAGAGGTAACTACTACCAGACGACGTAACATATAGATAGACGTACAACATCTCAAACACGGAACTCACTTGGCTGACCAATCAGACTCATCCATTTTCAGAGCCACCATGCACGTGATTATCTGCTGCCTCACTGATTGGTTAGTGATCTCGGAACATTGACGTCATAGACTTAACAAGCCAATGACATTTCCTGTCTGCTGTCCAAAGTCAGCGCCTTCCTTCTTATCGCTGCATATTCCAAACGAATGATTATAGTTTTTGCTACAGTACTCCAGGTAATTCTTGAGACACAACAGGGTTAATGTAGCCTGACTTGTACCTACATGCACATTATTGGTGTATAATACgttttttcatttaaattgaCATGTTTTTGTGAGTCATACaatcatgaattgatttacgtggaccctgacttaaacaagttgaaaaacctattcgggtgttaccatttagtggtcaattgtacggaatatgtaccgaattgtgcaatctactaataaaagtttcaatcaagtgTGTAATTTTAAATTAACACTTTGGaattatctgtgttggtcctgtgatgaggtggcccgCCGAGTAACCCCTGACTgcagggaaaataagcccctcctcgatctgcgggctgcagccaggggcacttgtacaccgccttccgctcatgtgcagctgagataggctccagcaccccccgcgaccccgaaagggacaagcggtagaaaatggatggatgatggattaattatctgtgttggccctgtgatgagggggcgacttgtccagggtgtaccccgctttccgcccatgtgcagctgagataggctccagcacgtcccgcgacctcgaaagggacaatcggtagaaaatggatgggtggatgaatTATTTATAAATGCTAAAATAgatataaatgtttaaaaaggAAACACCCTTGCCGTGTCAGGGAATTTCTCcctgccgtgacccggattcgaaccggggttgctgcggccacaacgcagagtactaaccactatacgatcacggCGAGCTACTGGGTGCCATGTGTAATCGACACAAACTAAACATTATCAATTCTTCACATTCTCATAAACATGTCTTACAATCATGTTCAACATATGATATTGCTAAGTCGCGTTTAGTTGTTCCTTTATTTCGCCGATTCTATTAAATTTTTGGCAAATAGTTGAAAAGTCGAATGAAGCAATTTCTTCATATGGTGGAGCAACGAGACTCTGAAACGGGGTTTCAACAACAGCTGTATTTAAGTAAAATCATATATTTCCAGCATTACTTGTGCGAACGCATTTACAGTGTCATTATTTATATGTAGACAACGTGCGAATATGGATGGATTGTGCATCTATATTTTTTCATTGCAATACGTGTAAATATGTCAGTCCCATATGGTCTAGCGGTTAGTAGATTGTGCATCTATATTATTTTATTGCAATGCGCATTCTTACGTCAGTCCCATATGGTCTAGCGGTTAGGATTCCTGGTTTTCACCCAGGCGGCCCGGGTTCGACTCCCGGTATGGGAACCACTCTTTTCCCCAATTTATTAATATATTTCTTACAGATCACTTACATTTTATATTTCACtacggcagtggttctcaaacttttttccaccaaataccacctcagaaaacatttggctctccaaaATGTCCAACATTAGAATACTGTAGtgcagtaggcctaagtgttGACTAAAAACAAggcaaggttttatttaacaaattgtatttaatatttttagccactgtaacattacacagggtttgaacagtaacaccgtatttgaatataggaaaataaaacactggacTTAAATAATGGATCAAATAAAATTAATTGCACATAATTAAGCGATTCTTTGGGACCACAGTTTAAGAATCCCTGCACTATAGTAATTAAAGATGGATGCAGATATTTTAGTTATGTGATCATTTAATGGAAGAGGGATACAgatatttacaaatacatatgAATACAGTGCTTGATTTATGCACTATTAAAAATACTAATGATATAGAAAAAAtactaaacatccatccatccatttactaccactTAGTAAAGAAGACATTACGAATATAGTTAAGATataacacaataaaaagtggcaaGATAATTAGATAAAGGAAACAATAGAATATTACAAAATCCAGAGGAGAGAAGGTGTAATGAGAAgaggcaatagaaataggaaggaagaagacattattattagaatgagattaggacatacatatctaaatagttcattgaaattgaATAATGACAATAGTGGAAACATAATACAGAACACGTAGGATACAAAGCattatgtacatttaaaaaaaagactgggttaaataaaagaCTGCAAGTCCATCTCGTCCACACTCCATATCATAAaatggcggtaatgcacactagaaggttgcttgccaaccgccactaaaccaaagaagaagaagaaaacgtCACTTGGTTTTGTCACGTGTCACATGACCCTTTGCGGAAGTTGTAGTAATCTGATATTATACCGTCGTCTGTTAATGCTAATGCTATATATGTAAACACTACCGTCAAATGAAAGAccagattttaaaaaaagacatgAACGTGTCTGGACAAGAAGAATGTGCTCGATTTCTGGACGAAAAACTGCTGACTTTTATGGACCAGTTGGAATTACTGGAGGAAAAACGAGCTCGTTTTAACACACTCATCGAGCAGGTACAGCACTGCAAAACCTCTTTTGTCCTCCTTACATTCTTACAACAACACACGGGAGGAAGCACTTAACCAGTTCTTTTTGGTTATTGCCAGTACTGAAGAGTGTTTTCTTGTATTGAGACCCCctcagcattgattgattgatttagaagtttattgacatcttaaaagaattgaatccatgtaatgctttaaaaaggcaaatggatggcataaaaagccaaaaggcttgtttccattttttttgattgattgaaacttttattagaagattgtacattacagtacatattccgtacaattgaccactaaacaccgaataagtttttcaacttatttaagtcggggtccacgtacatcaattcatggtaaattatggtccattaaatattcatctcatttgatacattcaataataaagcaCATGATGATTttgtaaataatgttataatgtatgaatgttattacatggTTTATTTCAGGTATACTCACCAAAATTCACTAAAACACATAACGCGGTTACCATACatgtatccattttctaccgcttgtccctctgggCATTTACACAATTCAACATCTCCGTAAAGAGTATGAAGAAGCAGCTTTTATTTAAGATTACCCCTTCCTCTCCACTTCAATTATTAAAAAATCACACTATAACATTTTCGCGTTGACACTTATCATATTGTGTTTACTTACctcttttgtcattttattttcaaGTGTTTACTTGCTGtgtgtaaacaatgattatgttgaAATTCATAAAATATCAATACTTAAAtaggagttttaaaaaaaattaccataTTGCTTGAGCAGTGTtaggaaaataaataattacaatgtTTTAAAAAGGATACATAAAATATCAATACTTAAAtaggagttttaaaaaaaattaccataTTGCTTGAGCAGTGTtaggaaaataaataattacaatgttttaaaaaggatacaaatatgattaaaatcgaCAAAAGTAACAAGATGggaatatttttatttatctatAAACAGAAAACTAATAAATCAGATTAAGTGGGGACAATGTAGTCAAGTAAAGCAAAgggaataaatatataaatactcgggtaaaaattacaattattttgGAATTGTTATCTCGTGGTACCATTTCCTTTTTCTGCAGGGATGGTTTTCCATTTCCAAGTCACGGTACTCCATGGGAAACAAACATGTGTCAGCTCTTCAATATGCAAGTGAGATAGAGCCACTGGTTTCTGTCAATGTAAGGTAAGGCATTCAACTTTATTCTATGTTAAAGGGACTGCTTCCAAACTTCACACAAATGACAaaaagggcgctaactttccaaaggGGTTTTAAACAGAGACGTGCTGTAACTCATCTCGTGAATATCCAGGTTCATGGTAGGCAGGTGGGGCAGAGCTTCACTTGACATGatgaaaaatacaaacaaataacaAATGCATTATTTGTCCTTTAAAATCCCTTTAAAAAACTCATCAATGTTTTATAAACATGCTGTAAGTATCTGTGTAATGTAATAGGCTCATTCATAATAATGTACTATTTATGTATTTCAGTCTTTTTAAACATTATGGCAGTGCACTAATTtcacagacttcatgagagccaacaacaacaactactttaggacaaatgatgatccagaaccttatagttttgagcctgaatataaggaggatgagctacaagttttggaAGCTGAGTGATTAGCAGATCCAGCTGTAGTGAACACTAATTAACGCATTGACTTTGAGCAAGTtttaaacagcccctttaattccCTGGATGACTTGACAGATGTCAGTTTTATTGTTAGCAGTGAACTGACTTTTTTGTTCACAGAACACTCAAAAATGACAATATTGAGTTCTACACAGAAAGAGAGTCACAAAAGCCTCATAATGAGAGTAAAAGTGGGACATCTGTTGAAGACATTGGGCCACAAGAGGAAGGTGAGTTTGAAAATATCCTTTGGGattgatattatttttatatggACCTTGAAAtaatgtgtgtgttgttgttcCAATAGGCATCAGAAGGAgaaataaaactaaaaaagacaGCAGTGAAAAGGAAGCAGTTGAAGAATTAAGTAGTAACAATACATCTGAAGACATTCCAACTACAAAAAGTGAACATAATCTTCAACAAAACCCACTTAAATGGTTTGGGATTTTGGTGCCACAGTCCCTGAAACAAGCTCAGTCATCATTCAACCAAGGTGCTATTTTTTTCTGAAGATTTGGTTTTAGTTCAAAGAGAACCAATGCTATAGCAGAAATCTTCTTTTAACCATTTCTGCATGTGTTTATGCAATATTAGGTACTAATAAATAGGGCTGCATGATTAATCAACATTGAAttgacattgaggttttaattagtgcgataaataaccgcaagaggctgagggtatttttgttttgttttgtttttctccgCCGTCACCGACATTTAAGTTCCGCAAAGAAATTAAAAATAGGAGGAAAAACAtgtgattacaaagccaaatgtcttgTAATTTTTCAGCTTCAAATCAGAACGAGCGAAAATACCGTGATTACGTAATGACAGCAAATAAAGACAAGATCCGGCCTCGTTTTTCAAGCTGTTTAATATGTATTTAGGTTAGCTTTTTGCTCACAGACGGCGTGgattggttggtagagtggccgtgccaggaaccctcaggttgcgggCACGATCCCCGGTTCGATCAACGGCTTCCGCCATCTGAGTCATGTTTGTTGTgtccttcacccttgctcctgatgggtcgtgcatggttagggccttgcgtggcagctcccgccgtcagtgtgtgaatgtggaaatagggtCAAGCGCTTTGACCTTTACaagtatttaccatttaaaaattagtctaatatttgtttttgtttttttgggatatcaaagttatttaccttccaattagaaTACAATGTGAACAATTCTAcataaataagaaataaaagtttatattattttaaatggttacttgcattattatttattatgattaaattgcATTTGAATCACCGTATAATTTTTATTGGTTATTGTTtgagtttaagagcatgatgtagacaaaagctctgtctgtctgcataaagctaAATATCtttaagtaaattattgcatattgttctaatgtgtggcaccttgagacaataaTATGTCATTCACTCGTTATTTTCGCAGTTTAATGCGTTTTTATGTATAAACTATAATAATCGCAAAtcgaatcgcaattttggagagaaactttgcaattagattttttttaacgaaaTCCTGCAGGGTAAGAACAAATAAGAGGAAAAAAGAAGATAAAGCCAAATGTCGAATATTTTTGTCtgtatgattacattacattataaacactgtatagtttttatcgattatttcttcagtttaagagcatgatgacAAAAGCTCTAAGTCAGTCTGCACaaagccaattttttttaaagtgaacaACTGCATATTGTTATaatctaatgtgtggcaccttgagactaGAGATGATATGTATGGCTCTTTAAAAGGAGCTGGATGTTGAGGATTCGTTCCTTTTAAAAGAGCGGTTCAAAAGACAGGCTCGTTCCTATATTAATTTTTTCAAGCAACTTGTTTTCATCAAGGAAACTCTTGGCTACTCTTGGCTGTAATAAGATAAAAGTTTGGTCAATACATCAAAATGTATACATTACAACAATATAGACACCATAAAGTGAGAATAATTTTGAAATATGAATAATCTAATTTGGCTTTTATTTCCATTGTAAATATTACACAAGATGGTGCCATTTCCCCATTCTATGACAATAAAGTCACTACAGTATGTCCGCTTTACCTTGCATGTCCTCACCCTCATGGATTGCGCGGAGGTGCATCCAAATCTACGTTTCCTttaatttttgttaattttgttaTATTTTCCATTTGGTAATATCTCTTTCTATTTCCGAATACAGCGGCGAAAAGGCTGCAGTAGTTTCAGGTGCTTATTAAACTCTTCCCCTAAGTTAACTGCCTGCTCGTGAGTGTGTGCACATGATAGCTTTCACAGGAATAGAGCCTTCTAGGACGACTAACTCGGTGATGTCATTATTCCTTcaataaataaagccaataaatctgattctgaGAGGGCAGCGTTGGCAATTTGCATAAAAATGTCTCTCAAACGAACAAATTACAACTGCGAAtcggttctcatcgttcacttaaaagagccgttcaaaggaTACGACTCGTTTGCAAACGTCACATCTCTACTTTAGACAAGAATATGTtagttgacagtctaaaagtaacatgtcttccttcacttatTATTTTCGCAATTATGTGCATTTTTATGGATAAAATAGAATTGCAATTTTAGCAAtgatgttttttctcaaaattgtggAGCCCTACTAATGAAACCATCTTCTTTATGGCTTCTGCTTTTATTCAGTAATCGAGCTGACTGCTGAGATTGCAACTCTTCAGGTGGCAATTATCAACACCAGACAGGAGTTAAAGGACCACATTCAGAAGAAGGTCACTGCATCCTTGTTGGAAAAGACTCCCTAAAAATGGATGCTGGAAATACACTGTCGTTTTCAGAAAGGTGTATCTATGTAGATGTATTAGTCCGACAGGACGCAGTGGTTAACACATCAACCTCACAGTCTGGAGATATGGCTTTGAGTCGCCAGTGGGACATCCCTGTGTGGCGTTTGCACACCTGTACATACACAGGTTTACACCAGGTACTCCGGCTACCTCCAATATCCGAAAGACATGCATGTAAGGTTAAATTGTCCTTGCCTTTTGGAATAGGCTACAGCTCAAGCAtgtgaccctaatgaggacaagtGGAATACAATATTGATGGATAGATCGGATttagtatccatccattttctaccgcttgtccctctcggagccTATACCAGCTGTCACAGGGAGTACATGCAAGCTCCACACAGCCCCTGAGCttggaattgaacccaggaccttctcgctgtgaggcacAAGCTCGAACCACTGCGCCACTGTGCTGCCCTGGGATTTTTTTAGTCATACTTTATGTGGTATATGTGTTGTCAATGCTGcttaaagtaatatattttatCATGGCGCCACGGAAGGCCGCCACGGTATTGTGCTCTCTTGTAGTTGTGTTTTTCTTGTCTTGCATTGaaaaaagagagcacagtctaccaagtcaaaatcCTTGTGTTAaaaatacttggccaataaagctgattccaATTGTTTGGGGTACTTGTAGTGTTTTTTACTAAGGTAGAATTCAGAAACATGTATACTGGTTTGGCTCTGGCAAAGATACCGTTACCTTGAAGTCCAATAATGAGATACAGTATGTCATACTGTTAGAGACATTAATTACTTGAATGGTTGAAGTGCAAAACTTTTTGTCTGCAGAATTTTCGCATTTTGTGACTTGTACTCTGGATAATGAGAACcaatatttattgccaccttcctAACTAAAATAGTGTATGGCTGATAGTGTACTGTATTGACCCTATTGTACCAcagtgttttggttttttttcaacaacaacaaaaaagttcatctttaaaagtatatttttttaaagtcacaAAGCAGTAAAGAAGCAGGCTTCGAAAAAGAGGGATCCACCTTATATTCGCATCAATACAGTGTTAAAATCATAAATAGCCCCAAATAATTAAGatgcatattttttttgtatttaaggtATTAATATATGTATTCATCCCCTTGCTGCATTATGTATTAGTATGGCTACTATATTACTGTACTCGTGTCAAACAAATCCAAATCATTTTGCCGATCACAAACTGCAGATTGTTGTTAATCAGATGTACCATTTgaaaataatacagaaacaggtgatacaaattagttttatagACAAAATGGACACATTTAATAAGTAATCTAGAAGATTTCTGTGACAAACAAGCACgccatctcaatcaatcaacgtttatttgtatagcccttaatcacaggtgcCTTGAAaaagctgcacaaaccacaacaacgaCATCCCCTCATTTGAAACCACATCTAGACCAAGTGGGTACAGTCATTGAATTATTCATGATAATTGGGAGGCTGCGGAGGCTCGTACATGAGTGTCTTCCACTTAAATTGTGAAATGATGAGTAtgatacaccatattgccaaaagtatttggccacccatccaaatgatcagaatcaggtgtcctaatcacttggcccggccacaggtgtataaaatcaagcacttaggcacggcgactgtttctacaaacatttgtgaaagaatgggccgccctcaggagctcagtgatttccagcgtggaactgtcatgggatgccacctgtgcaacaaatccagtcgtgaaatttcctcgctcataaatattccaaaatcaaccatcggctttattatgagaaaatggaagagtttgggaacaacagcaactcagccacgtaaactgacagagaggggtaggcggatgctgaagcgcataatgCAAAGAGGTCGCTGCCTTTCTGCACAGtaagttgctacagagctccaaacttcatgtgaccttccaattagcccacatacagtacgcagagagcttcatggaataggtttccatggccgggcagctgcatctaagccaaacatcaccaagtccaatgcaaggcgttggatgcagtggtgtaaagcacgtcgccactggactttagagcagtggagacgcattCTCTGGAGTGATAAATCACGCTttaccatctggcaatctgatggacgagtctgggtttggagtttgccaggagaacgctacatttcggactgcattgtgccgagtgtgaaatttggtggaggaggaattatggcgtggtgttgtttttcaggagttaggcttggccccttagttccagtaaaaggaactttgaatgctccaggataccaaaacattttagacaattccatgctcccaaccttgtgggaacagtttggagtggaccccttcctcttccaacatgactgtgcaccattgcacaaagcaaggtccataaagacatggatgccaGAGTCCGGtggggatgaacttgactggcctgcacagagtcctgacctgaacccgatagaacacctttggcatgaattagaacggagactgagagccaggccttctcgaccaacatcagtgtgtgacctcaccaatgcgcttttggaagaatggtcgaaaatacctataaacacactccgcaaccttgtggacagccttcccagaagagttgaagctgtaatagctgcaaatggtggaccgacatcatattgaaccctatgggttaggaataggatgggcgcttcaagttcatatgtgag
It encodes the following:
- the ebp gene encoding 3-beta-hydroxysteroid-Delta(8),Delta(7)-isomerase; translated protein: MDATAASGPSHPYWPRNLVIPNYVANDRSMAEILAFLFSVSGVFLLVTWMITARLSTWRRLAVCWFAVCGFIHSVIEGWFSLYYDLIPGDQSFLSQLWKEYSKGDSRYVIADNFTVCMETVTACLWGPFSFWAVVAFLTNKPYRFVLQLILSLGQLYGAVLYFFTEHREDYSHSELGHPIYFWFYFVFLNFLWIVIPLALIVDAWRQLTTAQRHKDGTKKSKKQ
- the ccdc115 gene encoding coiled-coil domain-containing protein 115 yields the protein MKDQILKKDMNVSGQEECARFLDEKLLTFMDQLELLEEKRARFNTLIEQGWFSISKSRYSMGNKHVSALQYASEIEPLVSVNVRTLKNDNIEFYTERESQKPHNESKSGTSVEDIGPQEEGIRRRNKTKKDSSEKEAVEELSSNNTSEDIPTTKSEHNLQQNPLKWFGILVPQSLKQAQSSFNQVIELTAEIATLQVAIINTRQELKDHIQKKVTASLLEKTP